From Proteus vulgaris:
TTAAGGCTGCTTGTAATGTTTCTTCTCCATACATACGAGAGAATGCATACATGTATTGCACAGGTTCACGTTCAGTCTCTTGTTGTAATAATAAGAGATTGTGTAAGCAGCGATAATAATTTTGGCGTTCTGGCGTAAATAAAGAAGCGTTGAAATCTTGAGTCCATTCAACCCAGACAAGCGCTTGATCAAGATCACCACCAGCAAGTGCAAGCATGGATTTTAATTCACCCACTCGCAAATGGCTCCAGCCATTATCTTTACCTGGTGCAATACCAATCATTTCTCTGATACGAGTAAAGTCGTCTAGACCATCTTCATCAAATTGACCGATAAGTGATAAATATTCTTCTTTTGTGCCTTCGCTTGTTGGTAACGAAAGAATAGTATCACGCCAATGTACACCCATAATGTTATTGGCTAACTGTAGATCTTCTGCAGGGTAAATATCGGATAAACCAGGTACTAAAATACGACACGCATAAACGCCTAAGTGTGAGTAATCCATAATATAGACTTCAGCATCACACTGCTGGCACAGCGCCATTAAGGTATGGAACTCTTCTTCAGTGGTGCCACTGAAATTCCAATCAGCAAAAGTATAATCGGCATCTTTCTTAAATAGATCCCAACTAATTAAACCACTTGAATCAATAAAATGTGTTTCAAGATTGGTGTGATCACCCACTTCTTCATCATCAAAGCTTGGTGGGTTGAAAACATCAAGATCTTTAAGACTACGGCCTTGTAATAACTCCGTGACGGTACGCTCTAAAGCTACACCAAAATCAGGATGAGCTCCAAAAGAAGCGAAACAAGTTCCATTTTGTGGGTTAAATAACACGACACAAATAACAGGGAATTGTCCCCCTAAAGAAGCATCAAAGCTAAAGATTGGGAAACCTTCTTGCTCTAAGGTATTAATCGCTTCAATAACAGCAGGGTAGCGAGCTAAAACCTCTTTAGGAATTTCAGGTAAGCTAATTCTTTCGGTGATAATGCGGTTTTTCACATAGCGTTCAAAAACTTCTGAAAGTCCTTGGACACGAGCTTCATTCTTTGTATTACCCGCAGACATGCCATTAGAGGCATACAAGTTAGCAATAATATTTACAGGAATATAAACAGGTTTTTCATCTGATTGACGAATAAATGGTAGTGCGCAAATTCCACGATCATGATTACTTGATTGTAAATCAACTAATTCACTACCACATAACTCACCTTCAGGATCATAAAATTCACGTAAACGCGCATCTAATAAACCTGTAGGAACAGAATCATCCTCAGTGAGAGGGAACCATTTTTCACTTGGATAGTGAACAAATTCACCTTCTGCAATATCAGCACCTAGCCAGAAATCAGAGAAGAAATAATTAGTTGAAAGACGTTCAAAGTATTCGCCTAATGCGGAAGCTAATGCTGCTTTTTTGCTGGCACCTTTACCGTTAGTAAAACATAAAGGGCAATCTTTATCGCGAATATGAACAGACCAGACATTAGGAACTGGGTTTAACCATGAAGCTTCTTCAATGTTAAAGCCTAAATCGGTTAATTTTTTCTGAAAGCTAGCGATAGAATCTTCCAGTGCGGCATCTTTGCCAGGAATGAATGTTTGTGACATGGCAGGTTTCATTAATATTTTGCGGATGATAGTTAGGGGGCACATGATACTGAAATCCCCTGTTAATCACTAATAATTTCTCTCATTTAGAACTGACTAACCATATTCATAACTAATAAGTTATTTAACATATGAGTTTTTTTAATAAATACGTTCGATTTATCACGGAATTAATAATTTAAAATCATCATAATTGGATTTATTTATAAACTCATAAGGGATCAGTTCGATGATGAAAAAAACATTGCTTGCCAGTCTATTAGCTGTAGTCAGTGGTTCTGTTTTCGCCTTACCTAACGTCACCATTTTAGCTACTGGTGGTACCATTGCAGGTGGTGGTGATTCAGCAACAACATCAAGCTATACAGCGGGTAAATTAGGTATTGATACGCTAATTAATGCCGTACCTGAGGCTAAAAAAGTCGCTAATTTAAAAGGCGAGCAAGTCGTCAACATTGGTTCTCAAGATATGAATGACCAAGTATGGCTTAAGCTGGCTAATAAAATTAATGCAGATTGTGATAAAACGGACGGATTTGTTATCACTCATGGTACTGACACCATGGAAGAGACGGCTTACTTTCTGGATTTAACAACAGCCTGTAAAAAACCAGTTGTTATGGTTGGTGCAATGCGCCCTGCAACTGCATTAGGCGCTGAAGGTCCTTTAAATCTTTTTAACGCAGTTGTGATTGCCAGTGATAAAGCTTCTGAAAATCGTGGTGTGTTAGTCACTATGAACAATGCGGTTATCAGTGGTAAAGATGTCGTGAAAATGAATACGACTGAAGTACAAGCATTCCAGCCAGTTAATGCCGGTGCTCAAGGTTACGTACATAACGGCAAGGTACATTATTACACTGCGGCATTACCTCGTGCTGATAAACCCGCATTTGATGTCAGTAAACTAACTGAATTACCAAAAGTGGGTATTGTTTATAACTACTCAAACGCCTCTAATTTACCAGCAAAAGCCTTTATTGATAATGGCTATAAAGGTATTGTCAGCGCGGGTGTTGGTAACGGTAACTTATATACTGATATTTTTGATACCTTAGCCGATGGCGCTAAAAAAGGTGTGGTTGTTGTGCGTGCAAGCCGTGTACCAGTAGGCTTTACTACACAAAATGGTGAAGTTGATGATGCAAAATACGGTTTTGTGGCATCAGAGCGCTTAAACCCACAAAAAGCGAGAGTATTATTACAATTATCTTTAACACAAACGCAAGAGTCTGCGAAAATCCAAGAGAATTTCGAAAAGTATTAATTTAAGAGAATTTGAATAATAACAAGGCCTCATTAATGAGGCTTTGTTATTTTTAAAAAGTGAAATGGCTAATTTGTTTTAGCTCGAGAGACAACAACTCTTGCTGTAAAAAAAGCAATTAATGGCGTCATTGCAAAAACAATAAAGAGCCAATGTGCAGCATTTTGAGCGCCTATCATGCCACCCGGATCTGTTAATCCTGCCATATTAACCACTGTCCCTGAAATAGAGGCTCCAACAGCTGTTGAAAACAATTGGATAGTGGTAATAGAAGTTGCTGCTTTTTGAGCTTCTTGCCCTTGAGAGACATGCAATACACGAGTTAAATAATGAGGCCATGCCATACCTATTCCAGCACCTGTAAAAAAGAGGGCTATACAAATAATGATAATTTGCCCATAAGGTATGGTTAGAACATTAGAGATAAATAAACCAAGGATAACAATGGCTGAAAAGTTAATCATTGGACCAAAACGCATTAATTTTTGAGCAGTAGATTGTTTACTTGATGAAGACACAATGGCAGAGAAAGACCAACCTGCACCAACCAATGCTGCTAAATAACCCGAAAGTAGAGGGGTAATATTATGGATAATTTGCAAGAAATAGGGCACAAAGACTTCTGTTTGCACACTGATCCCTAATAAAGCCATGGTGAGATATATTGGTGCTAATGGTGCAGAAAAAGAAAATGTTCCTTTAGGAAATAAGCCATCATTTGATCTTTTATCAATATTGACTAGCAGTAAAATAAAGATCACTGCAAATATAAAGGATAAGGTGTTATATAAAATAACGTTATAAAGACTGCCAATAGAAATAGATAATACAGCGAGCATTAATAAAATAAGCTGTTGAAAAGGTAACGGCGCTTTGGCGACAATATTATCAGCATTATTTTCGGTAGGAAGAATAGTTAATAATAAAATAGCGTAAGGAATACCTACAAATAAAATAGACCAAAATGCGCCACGCCAAACATCATATTCAGCAAATATTCCACCCAGTGCGGGTCCTAATAGTGTCGATATTCCCCACATACTAGACATTAACGCCATGGCTCTGGACCAAAGTGGTTGAGGAAACATGACTCGAACTAACGAGTAAGCAAGTGCCAGCAACATTCCTCCGCCAGCCCCTTGAATAAATCGCCCTAAAAGCAATATCTGCATTGAGGGTGCTGTTGCACAAATAACAGAGCCAGATAAAAAGCAAATGGTGGCAAAAAGATAACTATTGCGAGGTGCAAATGCACTCAGCAATCGTGAAGTTAATGCAGAAGAAAGAATTGAAGCCAGAATAAAAACAGTGGTGTTCCATGCATATAAATTGAGCCCACCTATATCTCGGACAATAGAAGGCAGTGTTGTTATCGTGATATAAACATTAATTGCATGTAATGCAACGCCTCCTGCTAAAGCGAGCGATTTTAGACTATTTTTTCCATGAAGAAGCATTCCCCAGCTTGCTTCTTCTTTTTTATTTACACTCCCCGACATAAAACACTCCTAACCGTTATTTTTACGCACTGCGTATTATGCGTTAGCTCACAATAATCATTGCGCCAATTTAACGAGAATGATACAACCGATAAAGGTCATTTTGTAAAAACATATTCAGATAGGGTGAATTTGAATGAGTCAGTTATATAACTTTAGTGCAGGTCCGGCTATGTTACCGGCAGAAGTCCTTCGTCGTGCAGAATTAGAATTATGCAACTGGCATGAACTGGGGCGCTCGGTCATGGAAATCAGCCACCGCAGTAAAGAGTTTCTTGAAGTTGCTCATCAGGCAGAGCAAGATCTTCGTGACCTTCTCAATGTGCCAGAAAACTACAAAATTCTTTTTTGCCACGGTGGTGCTAGAGGTCACTTTGCAGCTTTACCTCTCAACTTGTTAGGTGAGAAGACAACCGCTGACTATATTGATGGTGGTTATTGGGCGAAAAGTGCAGCCGAAGAAGCTGAAAAATATTGTTCGCCAAATATCATTAAAATTAAAACAGAAGTTGATGGCAAAATTGGTGTTAAGCCAATGAAAGAATGGCAATTAAGTAATGATGCCGCTTATGTACATTATTGCCCAAATGAAACCATTGATGGTATTGCCATTCATGAAGAACCCAATTTTGATGACAACAAAATTGTTATTGCTGACTATTCGTCTTCTATTTTATCTCAACCGATAGATGTTAGCCGTTTTGGTGTTATCTATGCGGGTGCACAAAAAAATATTGGCCCTGCGGGTTTAACTATTGTCATTATTCGTGAAGATCTATTAGGTAAAGCGCACAAAGAAACACCTTCTGTGTTTGATTACACAGTGCTTGCTGAAAATGACTCCATGTTTAATACACCACCTACCTTTGCTTGGTATTTATCAGGTATGGTCTTTAAATGGCTGAAAGAGCAAGGTGGTTTGCAAGAGATGGCAAAACGTAACTATGAAAAAGCAGCGCTTCTTTATAGTGCAATTGATAATAGCGATTTTTATATCAATCGAGTTGCTACAGAAAATCGCTCACTAATGAATGTACCTTTCCAAATGTCTTCCCCTGAATTAGATTCAGTCTTCTTAAAAGAGGCCGAAGCTCAAGGGTTAGTCGCATTAAAAGGGCACCGTGTATCTGGTGGTATGCGTGCATCAATTTATAACGCAATGCCATTAGCTGGTGTTCAAGCATTAGTTGATTTTATGGCTGATTTTGAGCGTCGCCACGCATAATACATACATTATATGTCTAGGAAGCCTATGTGAAAGTAGGTTTCCTTTTATCCAAAGATGTTGATAATGACAATCAAATTATCCCAGTACTAAAAAATAAATAAAAACAATAAGTACCTAAATCGTTTTATTATTTTTTGATTAAACAGCATCCCATCTTATTTTATTTGTTTATCGGAGTTCTTACCTGTTTATGGAATCGTTGACATTACAGCCTATTGCTCATATTGAAGGCACTATTAATTTACCAGGTTCAAAAAGTGTCTCTAATCGTGCGTTATTATTAGCCGCTTTAGCTAAAGGTAAAACACGTTTAACTAACCTATTAGATAGTGATGATATTCGTCATATGCTAAATGCATTAAAAGCATTAGGCGTGCAGTATCAATTATCAAATAACAATACAGTCTGTGATATAGAGGGTCTAGGTGGTGAATTTAAAACTAATTCACCATTAGAACTTTTCTTAGGTAATGCTGGTACAGCAATGCGTCCATTGGCAGCTGCATTAAGTTTAGGTTCACATGACATTGTATTAACGGGTGAACCACGAATGAAAGAGCGCCCAATTGGGCACTTAGTTGACGCTTTGCGCCAAGGTGGTGCGAGTATCGATTATCTCGAACAAACAGATTATCCACCTATTCGTTTACGTGGCGGTTTTAAGGGTGGAAATGTAGCAGTTGATGGTAGTGTTTCAAGCCAATTTTTGACCGCCTTATTAATGACAGCGCCATTAGCTGAGCAAGATACAACTATTACAATTAAGGGTGAGTTAGTATCAAAACCGTATATCGATATTACCTTAGCGTTGATTAATACCTTTGGTGGCAAGATTGAAAATCAAAATTATCAACAATTTGTTGTGAAAGGCGGTCAACAATATCAATCACCTGAAAAATACCTTGTAGAAGGAGATGCGTCATCAGCATCTTATTTCTTAGCTGCTGCTGCAATTAAAGGTGGAACAGTCCGAGTGACAGGTATTGGCAAAAATAGTTTGCAAGGCGATATTCATTTTGCTTCTGTACTTGAAAAAATGGGAGCAAAAATACGTTGGGGTGATGATTATATTGAATGTGAACGTGGCTCGTTAAAGGGCATCGATATGGATATGAATACTATTCCTGATGCAGCAATGACCATTGCTACTACAGCGCTGTTTGCAAAAGGTGATACTGTTATTCGTAATATCTATAACTGGCGTGTAAAAGAAACTGACCGATTGGCAGCAATGGCTGCAGAATTGCAAAAAGTAGGTGCGATTGTAGAAGAAGGGCATGATTACTTAAAAGTCACTCCACCACAGCAGTTAACGACTGCAAATATCAAAACTTATAACGATCATCGTATTGCTATGTGTTTCTCGCTGGTGGCATTGTCTGATACACCTATTACTATTCTTGATCCAGGTTGTACAGCCAAAACATTCCCAGATTATTTTGATAAGTTAGAAACGCTTTCTCAGCGTCATGGTTAATACCCATTGTATTTAATAAAAACAAGTCAAATTTAAATCAGTTAAATCGGCAGTGTTGGACTTCTAACAGCACAATATTGCCGATTTTTTATTATGTTCAGACAAAGTTTTCTAAAAAATAACCTATCTATAAAAAATAATATTGAATAAATCTCTTTGGCCTTTATCTGCTTGTTTCTTCCTATACATTGTATGCGTATAATGACGCGCATACATTAATACTGTTTTTCTCTGTTTGAATTCAATGTCTATTATATCAATGTAATAAAAGCATCAAACACAGAAACACAGTGCCCATGAAAAGGAGAAACTCATGGCGGTTATCGTCCCTGTTATAACTGTTGATGGGCCTAGCGGAGCAGGTAAAGGAACATTATGCCAAGCATTAGCGAAAGCGTTTGGCTGGCACTTACTTGACTCTGGTGCTATTTATCGTGTGTTGGCATTAGCTGCTTTACACCACCATGTTGATATTACTTCTGAAGATGCATTAGTACCTTTAGCGGCAAATTTAGATGTACGTTTTGTTCCTAATGAGAATGGTTTAAGTGTTATCCTCGAAGGTGAAGATGTATCGAATGAAATTCGTACTGAAACAGTTGGGAATACGGCCTCACAAGCAGCAACTTTTCCCCGTGTAAGAGAAGCATTATTGCGTCGCCAGCGAGCATTTCGTACTGAACCTGGTCTTATTGCCGATGGGCGAGATATGGGAACGATAGTTTTCCCTGATGCTCAAGTGAAAATTTTTCTTGAAGCCAGCGCAGAGGAACGAGCACGTCGTCGCATGTTACAGTTGCAGGAAAAGGGCTTTAATGTTAACTTTGAGCGCCTTTTATCCGAGATAAAAGAACGCGATCACCGTGACCGGAATCGCGCTGTTGCGCCACTTGTTGCAGCGAAAGATGCATTAATTCTCGATTCTACAAGTTTGTCTATCGACGAAGTTATTGAAAAATCGTTAACTTATGCTAAAAAAAATCTGCAATTATCAGCGTAATTAATTTTTATTTCGTTTATACTAGGTAATTATCAAAATCGGGTTGACGTGTTAATGAAAACACAACAATGCCCGATGACCTTGTCACAAAGGATGTAACGAGGTATGTGAAACAACCCCATTCGGCCGGATGCTAAATGGACGTTAATTAAATTTACTTGAAGATCATTAACATGACAGAATCTTTTGCTCAACTCTTTGAAGAATCCCTAAAAACAATCGAAACTCGTCCTGGCGCTATCGTTCGCGGCGTTGTAGTTGCTATCGATAAAGACGTTGTTCTGGTTGATGCAGGTCTGAAATCAGAATCTGCTATCCCTGTAGAACAATTTAAAAACGCTCAAGGCGAATTAGAAATCCAAGTGGGCGACGAAATTGATGTTGCTCTGGACGCGGTTGAAGATGGCTTCGGTGAAACCGTTCTGTCTCGTGAGAAAGCTAAACGTCACGAAGCGTGGCTGATGCTGGAAAAAGCTTACGAAGAAAACGAAACTGTTGTTGGTATCATCAACGGTAAAGTTAAAGGTGGTTTCACTGTTGAACTGAACGGCATTCGTGCGTTCTTACCAGGTTCACTGGTAGACGTTCGCCCAGTTCGCGATACAACTCATCTGGAAAACAAAGAGCTTGAGTTCAAAGTCATCAAATTAGACCAAAAACGTAACAACGTTGTTGTGTCTCGTCGTGCGGTTATCGAATCTGAAAACAGCGCAGAACGCGATCAGTTATTAGAAAACCTGCAAGAAGGCATGGAAGTTAAAGGTATCGTTAAGAACCTTACTGACTACGGTGCATTCGTTGATCTGGGCGGTGTTGACGGCTTACTGCACATCACTGACATGGCTTGGAAACGTGTTAAACACCCAAGCGAAATTGTCAATGTTGGCGACGAAATCACTGTTAAAGTCCTGAAATTCGACCGTGAACGTACTCGCGTATCATTAGGTCTGAAACAACTGGGCGAAGATCCATGGGTAGCTATCGCTAAACGTTATCCAGAAGGTACTAGACTGACTGGTCGTGTAACTAATCTGACTGATTACGGTTGCTTCGTAGAAATCGAAGAAGGCGTTGAAGGTCTGGTACACGTTTCTGAAATGGATTGGACTAACAAAAACATTCACCCATCTAAAGTTGTTAACGTTGGTGATGTTGTTGAAGTTATGGTTCTTGACATCGATGAAGAACGTCGCCGTATTTCACTGGGTCTGAAACAGTGCAAATCTAACCCATGGCAGCAGTTCGCAGAAACTCACAACAAGAACGACCGTGTTGAAGGTAAAATCAAGTCTATCACTGACTTCGGTATCTTCATCGGTTTAGACGGCGGTATCGACGGTCTGGTTCACTTATCTGACATTTCTTGGAATGTTGCAGGTGAAGAAGCAGTTCGTGAATACAAAAAAGGCGACGAAATCGCTGCTGTAGTTCTGCAAGTTGATGCTGAACGTGAACGTATCTCACTGGGCGTTAAACAATTATCAGAAGATCCATTCAATAATTACCTGTCTGCTCACAAAAAAGGTGCTATTGTTTCTGGTAAAGTAACTGCTGTTGACGCTAAAGGCGCAACTGTAGAATTAGCTGACGGTGTTGAAGGTTACCTGCGTGCTTCTGAAGCTTCACGTGACCGCGTTGAAGATGCAACTCTGGTTCTGAATGTTGGCGAAGCTGTTGAAGCTAAATACACTGGCGTTGACCGTAAAAACCGCGTTATCAACTTATCTGTTCGTGCTAAAGACGAAGCAGACGAGAAAGACGCTATCGCTTCTGTAAACAACAAAGAAGAAGTTGGTTTTTCAAACAACGCTATGGCTGAAGCTTTCAAAGCAGCTAAAGGCGAATAATTTAAGTTATTAACGGAGGCAACGTTAATCGTTGCCTATTTATCGGTAGTTTAGGGAGGTAATATGACCAAGTCTGAGTTAATCGAGAGACTTGCAGGCCTACAATCTCATCTTTCGGCTAAGACGGTTGAAGAAGCTGTAAAAGAAATGCTTGATCATATGGCTGATACTTTAGCTGATGGTGAGCGTATCGAAGTCCGCGGATTCGGCAGTTTTTCTCTACACTACCGTGCGCCGCGTACGGGTCGTAACCCGAAAACTGGTGATAAAGTAGATCTGGAAGGTAAATACGTTCCACACTTTAAGCCAGGTAAAGAGTTACGTGACCGTGTAAATATTTATACGGAATAATAACTCCTGTCGAAATGGCACGATGTTAGTTAACTTTCTCAAAAACGGTACTTCGGTGCCGTTTTTTATTATCTTTTATTTGTGTTGATTATTTTTGATTGCTTCCATTGGTTAGTTTTTGATTGTTATTCCTTTACTTCATTTACCATATCTATTTATTTTCCTTTTTTATTTTCCTTTTTTATTTTCTTTCTTACTTTTCTTTGTATTACTTTATTGTACTTTGAACGTTATTTCTTGATTTAATTATCATAATTGCTGATTTGTTTTGTTTTTTTCGAGTTTGTTCTCAAAATATAATGTATACGACAATAAAAAAATTTCTTTTTATAAAGAAGTACGAAAAAATGTTCTAAAGAGCTACCTTTAATAAAAATATAACTTCATGATATTTAAAGATACTTATGAAGGGATGCAAAAATGATTTTATTGAGAGGAATAATAAGTATTTTGAGGTTAAAAATATTATCAATAAAACAATACTTTTTTTATTCAAAATATTATCAACGATTCTATTTTACAACACTGAGTTTGGATAGTATCGCTCTAGCAATATTATTAGGTTGTCTACCTCTATTATTTCAACATACACTTTTTAGTTTAACGACTTATTATATTGTAATTATTATTGCAATATCTTTATTACTTATTCCTTTTTCATTAATTCGTTTCTTAGCATTGTTTTTATTCTTCTGGGTTTATTCTAATCTTATCGCATACTCATTGATGGTAAAAACAACTCAACTTGTTGATAATATTGTGTCATTTGAAACAAATATTGTTGAATATCGTCAATTATCAGATGGTAATATTATTATCAAAATTCCCATTCCAAAAGAGACATTTTTTTCATCTTCTATTTACGCCAACGTATATTGGAGAAATCCACCTAAAAATATCGAAATAGGGCAATTTTGGAAATTTAAAATTCAATTTAAAGCTGTACACAGCTATTTAAATGAAGGTGGATTTGATAGCCAAAAATATGCAGTCTCTAAAAAAGAAACCTTAACAGGAAAAGTGATGTTAGCTACATTCGTTCATGCTGATATTTCGCTACGCACTCAATTTATTCATTCTCTTTTAACCTATTGGCAAACAGCAAAAAATAAAGGTGAGATTATTGCGTTAGTTCTAGGTGATAAACGTGATATAGAGCATGAAAGAAAAGATCTTTATATGAAAACGGGAGTTGCACATCTTATTGTTATATCGGGATTGCATATCGGTTTAGCTGCACTTGTAGGGTGGGTTATAGCAAGGGGTCTTCAGTTTTTATTTCCCATTAAATGGATAAATACACAATTTCCATTGTTGATAGCTTGGGGATGTGGTGTATTCTATGCGACTTTATCGGGCTGGGGAATACCTGCAACAAGAGCTGTTATCGGATTAAGTGTTTGGGTGA
This genomic window contains:
- the ycaO gene encoding 30S ribosomal protein S12 methylthiotransferase accessory factor YcaO; amino-acid sequence: MSQTFIPGKDAALEDSIASFQKKLTDLGFNIEEASWLNPVPNVWSVHIRDKDCPLCFTNGKGASKKAALASALGEYFERLSTNYFFSDFWLGADIAEGEFVHYPSEKWFPLTEDDSVPTGLLDARLREFYDPEGELCGSELVDLQSSNHDRGICALPFIRQSDEKPVYIPVNIIANLYASNGMSAGNTKNEARVQGLSEVFERYVKNRIITERISLPEIPKEVLARYPAVIEAINTLEQEGFPIFSFDASLGGQFPVICVVLFNPQNGTCFASFGAHPDFGVALERTVTELLQGRSLKDLDVFNPPSFDDEEVGDHTNLETHFIDSSGLISWDLFKKDADYTFADWNFSGTTEEEFHTLMALCQQCDAEVYIMDYSHLGVYACRILVPGLSDIYPAEDLQLANNIMGVHWRDTILSLPTSEGTKEEYLSLIGQFDEDGLDDFTRIREMIGIAPGKDNGWSHLRVGELKSMLALAGGDLDQALVWVEWTQDFNASLFTPERQNYYRCLHNLLLLQQETEREPVQYMYAFSRMYGEETLQAALNAIQGKQAFYGLQPIDADLTNLPIHQSLLTAYEKLQKAKRQSNK
- the ansB gene encoding L-asparaginase 2; translated protein: MMKKTLLASLLAVVSGSVFALPNVTILATGGTIAGGGDSATTSSYTAGKLGIDTLINAVPEAKKVANLKGEQVVNIGSQDMNDQVWLKLANKINADCDKTDGFVITHGTDTMEETAYFLDLTTACKKPVVMVGAMRPATALGAEGPLNLFNAVVIASDKASENRGVLVTMNNAVISGKDVVKMNTTEVQAFQPVNAGAQGYVHNGKVHYYTAALPRADKPAFDVSKLTELPKVGIVYNYSNASNLPAKAFIDNGYKGIVSAGVGNGNLYTDIFDTLADGAKKGVVVVRASRVPVGFTTQNGEVDDAKYGFVASERLNPQKARVLLQLSLTQTQESAKIQENFEKY
- a CDS encoding MFS transporter → MSGSVNKKEEASWGMLLHGKNSLKSLALAGGVALHAINVYITITTLPSIVRDIGGLNLYAWNTTVFILASILSSALTSRLLSAFAPRNSYLFATICFLSGSVICATAPSMQILLLGRFIQGAGGGMLLALAYSLVRVMFPQPLWSRAMALMSSMWGISTLLGPALGGIFAEYDVWRGAFWSILFVGIPYAILLLTILPTENNADNIVAKAPLPFQQLILLMLAVLSISIGSLYNVILYNTLSFIFAVIFILLLVNIDKRSNDGLFPKGTFSFSAPLAPIYLTMALLGISVQTEVFVPYFLQIIHNITPLLSGYLAALVGAGWSFSAIVSSSSKQSTAQKLMRFGPMINFSAIVILGLFISNVLTIPYGQIIIICIALFFTGAGIGMAWPHYLTRVLHVSQGQEAQKAATSITTIQLFSTAVGASISGTVVNMAGLTDPGGMIGAQNAAHWLFIVFAMTPLIAFFTARVVVSRAKTN
- the serC gene encoding 3-phosphoserine/phosphohydroxythreonine transaminase, with amino-acid sequence MSQLYNFSAGPAMLPAEVLRRAELELCNWHELGRSVMEISHRSKEFLEVAHQAEQDLRDLLNVPENYKILFCHGGARGHFAALPLNLLGEKTTADYIDGGYWAKSAAEEAEKYCSPNIIKIKTEVDGKIGVKPMKEWQLSNDAAYVHYCPNETIDGIAIHEEPNFDDNKIVIADYSSSILSQPIDVSRFGVIYAGAQKNIGPAGLTIVIIREDLLGKAHKETPSVFDYTVLAENDSMFNTPPTFAWYLSGMVFKWLKEQGGLQEMAKRNYEKAALLYSAIDNSDFYINRVATENRSLMNVPFQMSSPELDSVFLKEAEAQGLVALKGHRVSGGMRASIYNAMPLAGVQALVDFMADFERRHA
- the aroA gene encoding 3-phosphoshikimate 1-carboxyvinyltransferase, which gives rise to MESLTLQPIAHIEGTINLPGSKSVSNRALLLAALAKGKTRLTNLLDSDDIRHMLNALKALGVQYQLSNNNTVCDIEGLGGEFKTNSPLELFLGNAGTAMRPLAAALSLGSHDIVLTGEPRMKERPIGHLVDALRQGGASIDYLEQTDYPPIRLRGGFKGGNVAVDGSVSSQFLTALLMTAPLAEQDTTITIKGELVSKPYIDITLALINTFGGKIENQNYQQFVVKGGQQYQSPEKYLVEGDASSASYFLAAAAIKGGTVRVTGIGKNSLQGDIHFASVLEKMGAKIRWGDDYIECERGSLKGIDMDMNTIPDAAMTIATTALFAKGDTVIRNIYNWRVKETDRLAAMAAELQKVGAIVEEGHDYLKVTPPQQLTTANIKTYNDHRIAMCFSLVALSDTPITILDPGCTAKTFPDYFDKLETLSQRHG
- the cmk gene encoding (d)CMP kinase produces the protein MAVIVPVITVDGPSGAGKGTLCQALAKAFGWHLLDSGAIYRVLALAALHHHVDITSEDALVPLAANLDVRFVPNENGLSVILEGEDVSNEIRTETVGNTASQAATFPRVREALLRRQRAFRTEPGLIADGRDMGTIVFPDAQVKIFLEASAEERARRRMLQLQEKGFNVNFERLLSEIKERDHRDRNRAVAPLVAAKDALILDSTSLSIDEVIEKSLTYAKKNLQLSA
- the rpsA gene encoding 30S ribosomal protein S1, translated to MTESFAQLFEESLKTIETRPGAIVRGVVVAIDKDVVLVDAGLKSESAIPVEQFKNAQGELEIQVGDEIDVALDAVEDGFGETVLSREKAKRHEAWLMLEKAYEENETVVGIINGKVKGGFTVELNGIRAFLPGSLVDVRPVRDTTHLENKELEFKVIKLDQKRNNVVVSRRAVIESENSAERDQLLENLQEGMEVKGIVKNLTDYGAFVDLGGVDGLLHITDMAWKRVKHPSEIVNVGDEITVKVLKFDRERTRVSLGLKQLGEDPWVAIAKRYPEGTRLTGRVTNLTDYGCFVEIEEGVEGLVHVSEMDWTNKNIHPSKVVNVGDVVEVMVLDIDEERRRISLGLKQCKSNPWQQFAETHNKNDRVEGKIKSITDFGIFIGLDGGIDGLVHLSDISWNVAGEEAVREYKKGDEIAAVVLQVDAERERISLGVKQLSEDPFNNYLSAHKKGAIVSGKVTAVDAKGATVELADGVEGYLRASEASRDRVEDATLVLNVGEAVEAKYTGVDRKNRVINLSVRAKDEADEKDAIASVNNKEEVGFSNNAMAEAFKAAKGE
- the ihfB gene encoding integration host factor subunit beta; the protein is MTKSELIERLAGLQSHLSAKTVEEAVKEMLDHMADTLADGERIEVRGFGSFSLHYRAPRTGRNPKTGDKVDLEGKYVPHFKPGKELRDRVNIYTE